In Chelonia mydas isolate rCheMyd1 chromosome 10, rCheMyd1.pri.v2, whole genome shotgun sequence, a single window of DNA contains:
- the LOC114020815 gene encoding C2 calcium-dependent domain-containing protein 4C gives MWCLEKLSKGSEPIMLGKEGVCYWNRAQRAMAASPNILTPDRIPEFCIPSRLVSSHSARDPSSRIQSYAETNLCPRETVHNPSTQLPHILSTEIANNFISMEESTNSDPQSQAALSLIHFPKVQTSYGFCTLLESPHTRRKESIFHSDPCSCSMSCLLLLPSSRIYLKGVGSSIISSTATRLSSRHPHMPRQDTCDCDTASSTDSSPFTSSLLKRFLPRSCFLFTIQSPERLLCRTLKAESKSSMLRENLSTDEDSSTDSSPNPNRRSLVSLCECSSTQSSSGSQSTILPQDFTNGRERLRSVCTVFLDRRGILRLFSDYCPESRRLRLRLISAEGLYDVFVEPKRINCCITFSLVPGKLQKQRSTVIKRSRNPIFNEDFFFDGISKNDLHRRSIKIKAVNKASTMKRDYILALTLGNLICSLSSHQSH, from the exons ATGTGGTGCCTGGAGAAACTCAGCAAGGGTTCAGAGCCAATCATGTTGGGAAAAGAAGGAGTTTGCTACTGGAATAGAGCTCAGAGGGCAATGGCTGCTTCTCCCAACATCTTAACCCCAGACAGGATTCCAGAATTCTGCATCCCATCCAGATTGGTTAGTTCCCACTCTGCAAGGGATCCCAGCTCCCGCATCCAGTCCTATGCAGAGACCAACCTGTGCCCTCGTGAAACAGTTCATAACCCCAGCACACAGCTGCCACATATCCTCTCAACTGAAATTGCTAATAACTTCATTTCAATGGAAGAAAGCACCAACTCAGACCCACAGTCACAGGCAGCACTTTCCCTCATCCATTTCCCCAAGGTGCAGACGTCCTATGGATTTTGCACTTTGTTGGAGAGTCCCCATACCAGAAGAAAGGAGAGTATTTTCCACAGTGACCCATGCAGTTGTTCTATGTCCTGTCTACTGTTGCTGCCAAGTTCCAGAATCTACCTCAAGGGAGTAGGTTCCAGCATCATCAGCTCTACCGCCACCAGACTCTCTTCTAGGCATCCACACATGCCAAGACAAGACACTTGTGACTGTGATACTGCTTCTTCCACTGACTCTTCCCCTTTCACCTCCTCACTTCTCAAAAGATTCCTTCCCAGatcctgctttttatttacaatccAAAGCCCAGAGAGACTGCTCTGCAGGACTTTAAAGGCAGAAAGCAAATCCAGCATGCTAAGGGAAAACTTATCCACAGATGAAGACAGCTCCACAGACAGCAGCCCCAATCCCAATAGGCGGTCTTTGGTAAGTTTATGTGAGTGCTCAAGCACGCAAAGCTCTTCTGGGTCACAGTCAACCATCCTTCCCCAGGATTTTactaatggcagagagagacttaGAAGTGTGTGTACAGTATTTCTTGATAGAAGAGGAATCTTGAGACTGTTCTCTGACTACTGTCCTGAAAGCAGAAGGCTGAGACTCCGTCTGATAAGTGCTGAAGGCTTATATGATGTATTTGTGGAACCTAAAAGGATTAACTGTTGCATCACCTTCTCTCTTGTGCCAGGGAAACTTCAGAAACAAAGAAGCACTGTTATAAAGAGAAGCAGAAATCCCATCTTTAATGAGGACTTCTTCTTTGATGGTATTTCTAAGAATGATCTTCACAGACGATCAATCAAGATAAAAGCTGTGAATAAAGCATCTACTATGAAGAGAGATTATATTTTAG CACTTACACTTGGTAATTTGATTTGTAGTTTATCCAGCCATCAATCTCACTGA